One stretch of Punica granatum isolate Tunisia-2019 chromosome 5, ASM765513v2, whole genome shotgun sequence DNA includes these proteins:
- the LOC116208446 gene encoding uncharacterized protein LOC116208446 isoform X1 codes for MAKTTSLWHPCDPDHALILRELSKNVNLPCLICELHFNGPTYCCWDCNVFLHKSCAELPLKTQHPAHPQHPALSITITTINICDKEGCHDEFCRDCNRKVFDYRCDDCSFSLDVACVALTLSPPEKEEEEEKETIRHFAHDHPLTSFPLNKPIKVECRACEQQISGPLMYGCPVCCFYLHESCTLLPGEIAKHPFHPQHSLTLFTERDFRCNACNNNTTRAAYGGIKSFIARMFRGKRYNRFLYKCNECRFRLDVQCATLVLPSDINQQLDCGTIQHFSHQHQLASFDVKMKSTGLHCKACRQKISGNVYGCPDCRFFLHRCCARELPQEMVHFLHPDHPLIFQAEPRYVVGGLRCNSCGVGSYFDFVFSCKRCNFDLDSLCALQTFSAFKEGIPTEIQHFSHDHPLTLCYSLSGSHDDCTVCGSAVIGLAYYCSTCNSPMLSNQEKRFVLHKACAELPQQLEHPFHPTHTLTLIPGQSDSSFYCDASCRYTKGFAYCCNECRFHLSLGAVPLKPTLKHQPHEHDLTHFETLGAMQCSYCGKRTYRDSYRCVQCNFTVHHGCISILPLSIKHDIHFHPLALCDKFIDRFDEQYCDACETTRRPDRGVYYCAKCNFAAHIGCVIPSVEIEETRPAQLEKVDREIASLETDIEETATNIETMPTKLEAQRKRLKELRTKRDDLAF; via the exons ATGGCAAAGACAACAAGTCTTTGGCATCCTTGTGATCCTGATCACGCCTTGATCCTGCGAGAGTTGAGCAAAAATGTTAACTTGCCGTGCCTTATCTGCGAGTTGCATTTCAACGGCCCAACTTACTGCTGCTGGGACTGCAACGTCTTCCTCCACAAATCATGCGCCGAGCTGCCTCTCAAGACGCAGCATCCCGCTCACCCACAGCACCCGGCTCTATCCATTACGATAACTACCATAAATATTTGCGATAAAGAGGGCTGTCATGATGAATTCTGCAGGGATTGCAACAGAAAAGTTTTCGACTACCGCTGCGACGACTGCTCTTTCAGCTTGGACGTGGCTTGTGTAGCTCTAACTCTGTCCCCTCCggagaaagaggaagaggaggagaaggagacAATTCGGCATTTTGCTCATGACCATCCTCTCACCTCCTTCCCTTTGAATAAGCCAATCAAGGTCGAGTGCCGAGCATGTGAGCAGCAGATCTCCGGCCCATTAATGTATGGGTGCCCTGTCTGCTGTTTCTATCTCCATGAATCATGCACTCTGCTACCCGGAGAGATAGCAAAACACCCTTTCCATCCTCAGCACTCTCTCACCCTCTTTACTGAGAGAGACTTCCGCTGCAATGCCTGTAATAACAATACTACTCGGGCAGCATATGGTGGGATCAAAAGTTTCATTGCTCGTATGTTTCGTGGCAAAAGATATAACAGGTTCTTGTACAAGTGCAACGAATGCCGGTTCAGACTTGACGTCCAGTGTGCCACTTTAGTTCTGCCTTCTGATATTAATCAGCAACTGGACTGTGGAACAATTCAACATTTTTCCCATCAGCACCAGCTGGCATCTTTTGATGTGAAGATGAAGAGTACAGGTCTCCACTGCAAAGCCTGCCGCCAGAAGATATCGGGGAATGTCTACGGTTGCCCTGATTGCAGATTCTTCCTTCACAGATGTTGCGCACGAGAATTACCCCAGGAGATGGTACACTTCCTTCATCCGGACCACCCTCTCATCTTCCAAGCAGAGCCTCGATATGTAGTTGGAGGACTCCGCTGCAATTCCTGTGGAGTTGGATCATACTTCGACTTTGTATTCAGTTGCAAAAGATGCAACTTTGACCTGGACTCGCTGTGTGCTCTTCAAACCTTCTCTGCTTTTAAGGAAGGGATACCTACTGAAATTCAACATTTTTCGCATGACCACCCATTGACCCTTTGCTACTCTTTGTCTGGGTCTCATGATGATTGTACAGTTTGCGGGAGTGCGGTCATCGGTCTAGCCTATTATTGCAGTACTTGCAACAGTCCTATGCTTTCCAACCAGGAGAAACGATTTGTGCTCCACAAGGCATGTGCCGAACTGCCACAGCAATTGGAACACCCGTTTCACCCAACGCATACTCTCACTCTTATCCCCGGGCAATCAGATAGTTCCTTCTACTGCGATGCCAGTTGCCGGTATACTAAAGGCTTCGCTTACTGCTGCAATGAATGCCGGTTTCACTTGAGTTTAGGAGCTGTTCCCTTGAAACCAACTTTAAAGCATCAGCCCCATGAACACGACCTGACTCATTTCGAAACTCTAGGTGCTATGCAGTGCAGTTACTGTGGCAAGAGGACCTACAGAGATTCCTATCGCTGTGTGCAATGTAATTTTACTGTCCATCACGGTTGCATTAGTATTCTACCACTTTCCATCAAACACGACATTCACTTCCATCCATTGGCCCTCTGTGACAAATTTATCGATAGATTCGATGAGCAATACTGCGATGCATGTGAGACAACAAGGAGACCAGACCGTGGCGTTTATTACTGTGCAAAATGCAACTTTGCTGCTCATATTGGGTGTGTGATCCCCTCG GTGGAAATAGAGGAGACAAGACCAGCCCAGTTGGAGAAAGTGGATCGAGAAATTGCAAGTCTAGAGACTGATATAGAGGAAACTGCGACGAATATAGAGACGATGCCGACGAAACTAGAGGCGCAAAGGAAGCGATTGAAGGAACTTCGGACGAAGAGAGATGATCTGGCTTTCTGA
- the LOC116208449 gene encoding uncharacterized protein LOC116208449 — protein sequence MATSLWHPCDKHHALILRELSENCSFPCRICELHFNGPTYCCWGCDMFLHKSCAELPLETRHPAHPHPLALSTEMVPSGERCGTALSDGILRGEFSKEVFVYRCGDCSFSLDVTWVFRALFPSEGEEQEKGTIRHFADDHPLTYFHFNKPIKVECRACEQQIAGPFYGCPICSFYLHESCTQLELAREIAQHPFHPEHHLTLFFPASEVRCDACCSCIGKEYNAFAYKCNECRFNLDVRCVTSFLPFGYKQEDCRAIEHFSHQHQLVSFSVKMENMDIRCKACELKISGEVYGCPDCKFFLHRSCKQELPQEMSHFLHPDHPLIFRAKPTYPGGTFACDSCMCVSSGCTFSCEECSFDLDLVCALSTFSAIKEGVATEIQHFSHDHSLTLIYRRTALGCIICGGSVLGLAYSCLTCDSLHKSFLLHKSCAKLPQESDHPFHPAHPLTLQSKKHFFCEADGVESEGFCFCCDKCQFFLGVGAASLKKPTLKHRPHEHDLFHFKRLGGLKCCNYCGKKSSVDSYRCVQCDFTVHYDCIRILPLSIKHDTHFHPLALLDKLIVKHHEDQQYCDACERTRRPDRGVYYCAECNFAAHIGCAIPSVEIEETKPAELEKVDREIARLVTDIQQKETNIEAMQIELEESRKRLEELRMKRDDLAI from the exons ATGGCGACGAGTCTTTGGCATCCTTGCGATAAACACCACGCCTTGATCCTGCGAGAGTTGAGTGAAAACTGTAGCTTCCCATGCCGTATCTGCGAGTTGCATTTCAATGGCCCGACTTACTGCTGCTGGGGCTGCGACATGTTCCTCCACAAGTCATGTGCCGAGCTGCCTCTCGAGACGCGGCATCCTGCTCACCCACACCCCCTGGCTCTATCAACTGAGATGGTTCCATCAGGAGAAAGATGCGGCACTGCTTTGAGTGATGGAATACTGCGCGGCGAATTCTCCAAAGAAGTTTTTGTCTACCGCTGCGGTGACTGCTCTTTCAGCTTGGATGTGACTTGGGTATTTCGAGCTCTGTTCCCCTCGGAGGGGGAGGAGCAGGAGAAAGGCACCATTCGGCATTTTGCTGATGACCATCCTCTCACCTATTTCCATTTCAATAAGCCAATCAAGGTCGAGTGCCGAGCATGTGAGCAGCAGATCGCTGGCCCATTTTATGGGTGCCCTATCTGCAGTTTCTATCTCCATGAGTCGTGTACCCAGCTAGAGCTGGCCAGGGAGATAGCACAGCACCCTTTTCATCCCGAACACCATCTGACCCTCTTCTTTCCTGCTAGCGAAGTCCGCTGCGATGCCTGTTGTAGTTGTATTGGCAAAGAGTACAATGCTTTCGCGTACAAGTGCAACGAATGCCGGTTTAACCTCGATGTCCGGTGCGTCACTTCATTTCTGCCTTTTGGATATAAGCAAGAGGACTGCAGAGCAATTGAACATTTTTCCCATCAGCATCAGCTGGTATCTTTCTCTGTAAAGATGGAGAATATGGATATCCGCTGCAAAGCCTGCGAACTGAAGATATCGGGGGAAGTTTACGGCTGCCCTGATTGCAAGTTCTTCCTTCACAGGTCCTGCAAGCAGGAATTACCCCAGGAGATGTCACACTTTCTTCATCCGGACCACCCCCTCATCTTCCGAGCAAAGCCGACATATCCGGGGGGGACTTTCGCTTGTGATTCCTGCATGTGTGTATCATCCGGCTGCACATTCAGTTGCGAAGAGTGTAGCTTCGACCTGGACTTGGTATGTGCTCTTTCAACCTTCTCTGCCATCAAAGAGGGGGTAGCTACTGAAATTCAACACTTTTCCCACGATCACTCCCTGACCCTTATATACCGTCGGACTGCACTTGGCTGCATCATTTGTGGTGGGTCTGTCTTAGGTCTAGCCTATTCTTGCCTTACCTGCGACAGTCTTCATAAAAGTTTTCTGCTCCACAAGTCATGTGCCAAGCTGCCACAGGAATCGGATCATCCATTTCACCCAGCGCATCCTCTCACTCTTCAATCAAAAAAACACTTCTTCTGCGAAGCCGATGGCGTAGAGAGTGAAGGCTTCTGTTTCTGCTGCGATAAATGCCAGTTCTTCTTGGGTGTGGGAGCCGCTTCCTTGAAAAAACCAACTTTGAAGCATCGGCCCCACGAACACGACCTATTTCATTTCAAGAGACTCGGTGGTTTGAAATGCTGCAATTATTGTGGCAAGAAGAGCTCCGTGGACTCATACCGCTGTGTCCAATGTGATTTTACCGTTCATTACGATTGCATTCGTATACTACCTCTTTCCATCAAGCACGACACACACTTCCATCCTTTAGCCCTCCTCGACAAATTAATCGTCAAACATCACGAAGACCAGCAATACTGTGATGCCTGTGAGAGAACAAGGAGACCGGACCGTGGTGTTTATTACTGCGCAGAATGCAACTTTGCTGCTCATATTGGGTGCGCGATCCCCTCG GTGGAGATCGAGGAGACGAAACCAGCTGAGTTGGAGAAAGTGGATCGAGAAATTGCAAGATTAGTGACTGATATACAGCAAAAAGAGACGAACATAGAGGCGATGCAGATAGAACTAGAGGAATCGAGGAAGCGACTGGAGGAACTTCGGATGAAGAGAGATGATCTGGCTATATGA
- the LOC116208447 gene encoding ankyrin repeat domain-containing protein 13C translates to MEDYSKYAHSPAHVAVARRDHAALRRIISNLPRLSKASEVNTEAESLEAEAVADAVSAVIDRRDVPGRETPLHLAVRMRDPIAAEILMSTGADWSLQNENGWSALQEAVCTREESIAMIIARHYQPLAWAKWCRRLPRIVASAARIRDFYMEITFHFESSVIPFIGRIAPSDTYRIWKRGSNLRADMTLAGFDGFRIQRSDQTFLFLGDGYTSEDGNVSLPRGSLVVLAHKEKEITNALEGAGAQPTEAEVAHEVALMSQTNMYRPGIDVTQAELIPHLNWRRQERTEMVGNWKAKVYDMLHVMVSVKSRRVPGAMTDEELFAADDEERVANGGENDEYDDVLTSEERMQLESALRVGNADGLGEDEDHVVCESQENGSAGTHENGESNGAGKEKKSWFGWKKGGKGGADDPDDSKLLKKFSKLAPEGSQQKSGDHQKSSLELAKDDGVDSKKGKDRTTKKKKKKGPSSESKHESEYKKGLRPVLWLTPDFPLKTEELLPLLDILANKVKAIRRLRELLTTKLPTGTFPVKLAIPIVPTIRVLVTFTKFEELQPVEEFSTPLSSPAHFQDAKTKESEGSTSWISWMRGSHGGQSSDSDSHCYKDEVDPFHIPSDYTWVDANEKKRRMKAKKAKNKKHRRPAAPRSGDAAAHRSSEDPEE, encoded by the exons ATGGAAGATTATTCTAAATATGCTCACAGTCCTGCTCACGTGGCCGTTGCACGACGCGACCACGCTGCCCTCAGGCGCATTATTTCGAACCTTCCTCGACTCTCCAAAGCGAGTGAGGTGAATACTGAAGCTGAATCTCTGGAAGCTGAAGCTGTGGCAGATGCTGTCTCTGCTGTTATCGATAGACGTGATGTGCCAGGCAGAGAGACCCCTCTCCACCTGGCTGTTCGAATGCGAGACCCAATAGCTGCAGAGATCTTAATGTCTACAGGGGCGGACTGGAGTCTTCAGAATGAGAATGGTTGGAGTGCACTTCAAGAAGCAGTTTGCACCCGAGAGGAATCAATTGCCATGATCATCGCAAGGCACTACCAGCCCTTGGCTTGGGCCAAATGGTGCAGGAGACTTCCTAGGATAGTTGCTTCGGCTGCTCGTATAAGGGATTTCTATATGGAgataacttttcattttgagaGTTCCGTGATCCCATTTATTGGTCGCATTGCTCCTTCAGATACATATCGGATCTGGAAGCGCGGTTCTAATCTTCGGGCTGACATGACTTTGGCTGGTTTTGATGGGTTTCGCATTCAGAGGTCTGATCAGACGTTTCTCTTCCTTGGAGATGGTTACACTTCAGAAGATGGTAATGTGTCTTTGCCACGTGGTTCCCTTGTTGTTCTCGCCCACAAGGAGAAAGAAATTACGAATGCTTTGGAGGGAGCTGGTGCCCAACCAACTGAAGCAGAAGTCGCTCATGAAGTGGCCCTTATGTCTCAAACTAACATGTATAGACCGGGCATTGATGTCACTCAGGCAGAGCTCATTCCTCACTTGAATTGGAGGCGGCAGGAGAGGACTGAGATGGTTGGAAACTGGAAGGCCAAAGTGTATGACATGCTGCATGTGATGGTCAGTGTGAAGTCAAGGCGGGTTCCTGGTGCTATGACTGATGAGGAGCTTTTTGCAGCGGACGATGAGGAGAGGGTGGCAAATGGTGGTGAaaatgatgaatatgatgATGTATTGACTTCTGAGGAGAGGATGCAGTTAGAATCTGCACTTCGTGTGGGGAACGCCGATGGTTTAGGTGAAGATGAGGATCACGTGGTTTGCGAGAGTCAAGAAAATGGTTCAGCAGGTACCCATGAGAACGGTGAATCCAATGGTGCTggcaaggagaagaagagttGGTTTGGTTGGAAGAAGGGAGGAAAGGGTGGAGCTGATGATCCCGATGATTCAAAGCTTCTGAAAAAGTTCTCGAAGTTAGCTCCTGAGGGTAGCCAGCAAAAATCAGGAGATCATCAGAAATCGTCATTAGAACTGGCTAAAGATGATGGCGTGGATTCCAAGAAGGGAAAAGATAGAACCactaagaagaaaaagaagaaaggacCTAGTAGTGAATCCAAGCATGAGAGTGAATATAAAAAGGGGTTGAGACCCGTtctttggttgacaccggacTTCCCACTGAAAACAGAGGAGCTTCTACCGTTGCTTGACATCTTAGCCAACAAAGTAAAGGCCATTAGGAGACTCAGAGAGCTTCTAACTACTAAATTGCCTACTGGGACGTTCCCTGTCAAG CTTGCCATACCCATAGTTCCCACTATCAGAGTCCTTGTCACGTTTACGAAGTTCGAGGAGCTTCAGCCTGTAGAAGAGTTCTCGACTCCTCTATCAAGTCCAGCCCACTTCCAGGATGCCAAAACAAAGGAGTCTGAAGGGTCCACGTCCTGGATTTCTTGGATGAGGGGGAGTCACGGAGGGCAATCAAGTGACAGCGATAGCCACTGCTATAAAGACGAGGTTGACCCTTTTCACATACCTTCAGACTACACCTGGGTTGATGCTAATGAGAAGAAACGCAGAATGAAAGCCAAGAAAGCCAAGAACAAGAAACATAGGAGACCAGCAGCTCCCAGAAGCGGGGATGCCGCAGCACATCGCTCAAGCGAAGACCCTGAAGAATAA
- the LOC116208446 gene encoding uncharacterized protein LOC116208446 isoform X2, whose translation MAKTTSLWHPCDPDHALILRELSKNVNLPCLICELHFNGPTYCCWDCNVFLHKSCAELPLKTQHPAHPQHPALSITITTINICDKEGCHDEFCRDCNRKVFDYRCDDCSFSLDVACVALTLSPPEKEEEEEKETIRHFAHDHPLTSFPLNKPIKVECRACEQQISGPLMYGCPVCCFYLHESCTLLPGEIAKHPFHPQHSLTLFTERDFRCNACNNNTTRAAYGGIKSFIARMFRGKRYNRFLYKCNECRFRLDVQCATLVLPSDINQQLDCGTIQHFSHQHQLASFDVKMKSTGLHCKACRQKISGNVYGCPDCRFFLHRCCARELPQEMVHFLHPDHPLIFQAEPRYVVGGLRCNSCGVGSYFDFVFSCKRCNFDLDSLCALQTFSAFKEGIPTEIQHFSHDHPLTLCYSLSGSHDDCTVCGSAVIGLAYYCSTCNSPMLSNQEKRFVLHKACAELPQQLEHPFHPTHTLTLIPGQSDSSFYCDASCRYTKGFAYCCNECRFHLSLGAVPLKPTLKHQPHEHDLTHFETLGAMQCSYCGKRTYRDSYRCVQYSMSNTAMHVRQQGDQTVAFITVQNATLLLILGV comes from the exons ATGGCAAAGACAACAAGTCTTTGGCATCCTTGTGATCCTGATCACGCCTTGATCCTGCGAGAGTTGAGCAAAAATGTTAACTTGCCGTGCCTTATCTGCGAGTTGCATTTCAACGGCCCAACTTACTGCTGCTGGGACTGCAACGTCTTCCTCCACAAATCATGCGCCGAGCTGCCTCTCAAGACGCAGCATCCCGCTCACCCACAGCACCCGGCTCTATCCATTACGATAACTACCATAAATATTTGCGATAAAGAGGGCTGTCATGATGAATTCTGCAGGGATTGCAACAGAAAAGTTTTCGACTACCGCTGCGACGACTGCTCTTTCAGCTTGGACGTGGCTTGTGTAGCTCTAACTCTGTCCCCTCCggagaaagaggaagaggaggagaaggagacAATTCGGCATTTTGCTCATGACCATCCTCTCACCTCCTTCCCTTTGAATAAGCCAATCAAGGTCGAGTGCCGAGCATGTGAGCAGCAGATCTCCGGCCCATTAATGTATGGGTGCCCTGTCTGCTGTTTCTATCTCCATGAATCATGCACTCTGCTACCCGGAGAGATAGCAAAACACCCTTTCCATCCTCAGCACTCTCTCACCCTCTTTACTGAGAGAGACTTCCGCTGCAATGCCTGTAATAACAATACTACTCGGGCAGCATATGGTGGGATCAAAAGTTTCATTGCTCGTATGTTTCGTGGCAAAAGATATAACAGGTTCTTGTACAAGTGCAACGAATGCCGGTTCAGACTTGACGTCCAGTGTGCCACTTTAGTTCTGCCTTCTGATATTAATCAGCAACTGGACTGTGGAACAATTCAACATTTTTCCCATCAGCACCAGCTGGCATCTTTTGATGTGAAGATGAAGAGTACAGGTCTCCACTGCAAAGCCTGCCGCCAGAAGATATCGGGGAATGTCTACGGTTGCCCTGATTGCAGATTCTTCCTTCACAGATGTTGCGCACGAGAATTACCCCAGGAGATGGTACACTTCCTTCATCCGGACCACCCTCTCATCTTCCAAGCAGAGCCTCGATATGTAGTTGGAGGACTCCGCTGCAATTCCTGTGGAGTTGGATCATACTTCGACTTTGTATTCAGTTGCAAAAGATGCAACTTTGACCTGGACTCGCTGTGTGCTCTTCAAACCTTCTCTGCTTTTAAGGAAGGGATACCTACTGAAATTCAACATTTTTCGCATGACCACCCATTGACCCTTTGCTACTCTTTGTCTGGGTCTCATGATGATTGTACAGTTTGCGGGAGTGCGGTCATCGGTCTAGCCTATTATTGCAGTACTTGCAACAGTCCTATGCTTTCCAACCAGGAGAAACGATTTGTGCTCCACAAGGCATGTGCCGAACTGCCACAGCAATTGGAACACCCGTTTCACCCAACGCATACTCTCACTCTTATCCCCGGGCAATCAGATAGTTCCTTCTACTGCGATGCCAGTTGCCGGTATACTAAAGGCTTCGCTTACTGCTGCAATGAATGCCGGTTTCACTTGAGTTTAGGAGCTGTTCCCTTGAAACCAACTTTAAAGCATCAGCCCCATGAACACGACCTGACTCATTTCGAAACTCTAGGTGCTATGCAGTGCAGTTACTGTGGCAAGAGGACCTACAGAGATTCCTATCGCTGTGTGCAAT ATTCGATGAGCAATACTGCGATGCATGTGAGACAACAAGGAGACCAGACCGTGGCGTTTATTACTGTGCAAAATGCAACTTTGCTGCTCATATTGGGTGTGTGA